One Brassica napus cultivar Da-Ae chromosome C4, Da-Ae, whole genome shotgun sequence genomic region harbors:
- the LOC106446304 gene encoding probable WRKY transcription factor 24, producing the protein MERQDIIPPTLSLDVENNDKTFSSFVDETLMMMPSLALPGEVEPSSSSWCPTSFHMPTQPPENDQIGDQGKKKDKRSRKVPRIEFHTRSDDDVLDDGYRWRKYGQKSVKNNGHPRSYYRCTYHTCNVKKQVQRLAKDPKIIVTTYEGIHNHPCEKLMETLNPLLRQLQFLSSFSNL; encoded by the exons ATGGAAAGACAAGACATAATTCCTCCTACGTTAAGCCTAGACGTCGAAAACAACGACAAGAccttctcttcttttgttgatGAAACCCTAATGATGATGCCTTCGTTAGCACTTCCTGGAGAAGTAGagccttcttcatcttcttggtgTCCAACGAGTTTTCATATGCCTACGCAGCCCCCTGAGAATGATCAAATCGGGGatcaagggaagaagaaagataagagatCGAGGAAAGTTCCAAGGATTGAGTTTCATACGAGGAGTGATGATGATGTTCTTGATGATGGTTATCGTTGGAGAAAGTATGGCCAGAAATCTGTCAAGAACAATGGCCATCCAAG GAGCTATTACAGATGTACGTACCACACATGCAACGTGAAGAAACAAGTGCAAAGATTAGCAAAAGATCCAAAAATCATCGTAACAACTTATGAAGGCATTCATAACCATCCTTGTGAGAAACTCATGGAGACTCTTAATCCTCTCCTCAGACAGCTCCAGTTCCTCTCCAGTTTTTCTAATCTTTGA